A stretch of the Fusarium musae strain F31 chromosome 2, whole genome shotgun sequence genome encodes the following:
- the VPS1 gene encoding vacuolar protein sorting-associated protein 1 translates to MSGTLASQGGISDPALIQLVNKLQDVFATVGVNNPIDLPQIAVVGSQSSGKSSVLENIVGRDFLPRGSGIVTRRPLVLQLINRAPQSNGVKAEEVDTTNDKQANADEWGEFLHAPGQKFYDFSKIRDEISRETEAKVGRNAGISPAPINLRIYSPNVLTLTLVDLPGLTKVPVGDQPRDIERQIREMVLKHIGKSNAIILAVTAANQDLANSDGLKLAREVDPEGQRTIGVLTKVDLMDEGTDVIDILSNRVIPLRLGYVPVVNRGQRDIDNRKAINQALEAEKNFFENHKAYRNKSSYCGTPYLARKLNLILMMHIKQTLPDIKARISSSLQKYSAELESLGPSMLGNSANIVLNIITEFTNEWRTVLDGNNTELSSTELSGGARISFVFHELYSNGVKAIDPFDVVKDVDIRTILYNSSGSSPALFVGTTAFELIVKQQIKRLEDPSLKCVSLVYDELVRILSQLLAKQLYRRYPQLKEKMHGVVIAFFKKAMEPTNKLVRDLVAMESCYVNTGHPDFLNGHRAMAMVNERYNPSKPVQVDPKTGKPLASTPRAASPTVPDADSAGNSGFFGSFFAAKNKKKAAAMEAPPPTLKASGTLSERENIEVEVIKLLISSYYNIVKRTMIDMVPKAVMLNLVQFTKDEMQRELLENMYRTDTLDDLLKESDFTIRRRKECQQMVESLSKASEIVSQVQ, encoded by the exons ATGAGCGGCACCCTTGCTTCGCAGGGCGGCATTTCGGATCCCGCCCTGATCCA ACTTGTCAATAAGCTTCAGGATGTTTTCGCGACTGTCGGTGTCAACAACCCTATCGACTTGCCTCAGATCGCCGTGGTGGGAAGTCAGTCAAGTGGAAAGAGTTCAGTTTTGGAGAATATTGTCGGTCGAGACTT CCTGCCCCGAGGCTCTGGTATTGTAACCCGACGTCCCCTCgttcttcaactcatcaaccgCGCGCCCCAGAGCAATGGAGTCAAGGCCGAGGAGGTTGATACCACCAACGATAAGCAGGCCAATGCCGATGAGTGGGGAGAGTTCCTTCATGCCCCTGGGCAGAAGTTCTacgacttctccaagattCGAGACGAGATCTCGAGAGAGACAGAAGCCAAGGTTGGACGAAATGCCGGCATCTCCCCCGCTCCCATCAACCTTCGTATCTACTCTCCCAACGTCCTCACTCTGACCCTGGTCGATTTGCCCGGCCTTACCAAGGTCCCAGTCGGAGACCAGCCCCGCGATATCGAACGACAGATCAGGGAGATGGTTCTTAAACATATTGGCAAGTCCAACGCCATCATACTTGCAGTCACTGCCGCCAACCAGGATTTGGCCAACTCGGACGGTCTCAAGCTGGCACGAGAGGTTGACCCTGAAGGTCAAAGGACTATCGGAGTCTTAACCAAGGTTGATCTGATGGATGAGGGAACCGATGTCATCGATATTCTGTCGAACCGTGTCATTCCTCTTCGGTTGGGCTACGTCCCCGTTGTGAATCGAGGCCAACGCGATATTGATAACCGAAAGGCCATCAACCAGGCgctcgaggctgagaagaacttTTTCGAAAACCATAAGGCTTACCGAAACAAGAGCTCATACTGTGGAACTCCTTATCTCGCGCGCAAACTTAATCTCATTCTCATGATGCACATCAAACAGACCCTGCCTGACATCAAGGCCCGCATCAGCAGTTCTCTTCAAAAGTACTCGGCTGAGCTGGAAAGCCTCGGCCCCTCTATGCTCGGCAATAGCGCCAACATCGTTCTAAATATTATCACCGAGTTCACCAATGAGTGGCGCACAGTTCTGGATGGTAATAACACTGAGCTGTCCAGCACTGAGCTTTCGGGAGGTGCTCGTATCAGCTTTGTCTTCCACGAGCTTTACTCGAATGGTGTTAAGGCCATTGACCCATttgatgttgtcaaggaTGTCGACATCCGTACCATCCTCTATAActcttctggatcttctccAGCGCTATTTGTTGGTACTACCGCTTTCGAACTGATTGTGAAGCAGCAGATCAAACGATTGGAAGATCCCAGCCTGAAGTGTGTTTCTCTCGTATACGATGAACTTGTTCGAATTCTGTCACAGCTTCTCGCCAAGCAGCTTTACCGCCGATACCCTCAACTGAAGGAAAAGATGCATGGCGTGGTAATTGCTTTTTTCAAGAAGGCTATGGAACCTACCAACAAGCTTGTCAGAGATTTGGTGGCTATGGAGTCATGCTATGTCAACACAGGCCACCCCGACTTTTTGAACGGTCACCGA GCAATGGCGATGGTGAATGAGCGATACAACCCCAGCAAGCCTGTTCAGGTTGATCCCAAGACTGGCAAGCCACTTGCATCAACCCCCCGGGCTGCCAGCCCAACAGTCCCCGATGCCGATAGCGCCGGTAACTCGGGCTTTTTTGGTAGCTTCTTTgcggccaagaacaagaaaaaggCCGCTGCTATGGAAGCTCCTCCACCCACTCTCAAAGCTTCCGGTACCCTGTCAGAACGCGAGAAcatcgaggttgaggttaTCA AGCTCCTCATCTCctcttactataatattgtCAAGCGAACTATGATTGACATGGTCCCCAAGGCTGTCATGCTGAATCTTGTGCA GTTTACCAAGGACGAAATGCAACGAGAACTCTTGGAGAACATGTACCGAACCGACACATTGGATGACCTTCTGAAAGAGAGTGACTTCACAATCCGACGGAGAAAGGAGTGCCAGCAGATGGTTGAGTCTCTCTCGAAGGCTAGTGAGATCGTCAGTCAAGTGCAGTGA
- the GDH2 gene encoding NAD-dependent glutamate dehydrogenase (EggNog:ENOG41), producing the protein MQLNTMSHLPQEPEFEQAYGELASALENSSLFNEHPEYRTALAVAAIPERVIQFRVVWNDDKGNLQVNRGYRVQFNGALGPYKGGLRFHPSVNLSILKFLGFEQIFKNALTGLNMGGGKGGADFDPKGKSDAEIRRFCQAFMTELSKHIGAETDVPAGDIGVGGREIGYLFGAYRKLRNRWEGVLTGKGLSWGGSLIRPEATGYGLVYYVEYMLKHANRGTFEGKRVALSGSGNVAQYAALKIIELGGSVVSLSDSKGALVAKEGSSFTPEQIHNIAALKIKHQALTTFEHDGQFTWIEGARPWVHVGKVDIALPSATQNEVSKEEAQALVDAGAFIVAEGSNMGCTAEAIDVFEAHRKEKGADALWYAPGKASNCGGVAVSGLEMAQNSQRIQWTEKEVDDRLKAIMKDAFVAGLETAQKYVEAKEGELPSLIAGSNIAGFIKVAEAMHDQGDWF; encoded by the exons ATGCAGCTGAACACCATGTCTCACCTTCCCCAAGAGCCCGAGTTCGAGCAGGCTTATGGCG AGCTCGCCTCTGCCCTCGAGAACAGCTCCCTCTTCAACGAGCACCCCGAGTATCGTACTGCCCTTGCTGTGGCCGCCATCCCTGAGCGTGTCATTCAGTTCCGTGTCGTCTGGAACGACGACAAGGGTAACCTCCAGGTCAACCGCGGTTACCGCGTCCAGTTCAACGGTGCCCTTGGCCCCTACAAGGGCGGTCTTCGATTCCACCCCAGCGTCAACCTGTCCattctcaagttccttggTTTCGAGCAAATCTTCAAGAATGCCCTGACTGGCC TCAACATGGGTGGTGGCAAGGGTGGTGCCGACTTCGACCCCAAGGGCAAGTCCGATGCCGAGATTCGACGATTTTGCCAGGCTTTCATGACTGAGCTGTCCAAGCACATTGGTGCCGAGACTGATGTCCCTGCTGGTGACATCGGTGTCGGTGGCCGAGAGATCGGTTACCTCTTTGGCGCCTACCGCAAGCTTCGCAACCGTTGGGAGGGTGTCCTCACTGGAAAGGGTCTTTCATGGGGTGGTAGCTTGATCCGACCTGAGGCTACTGGTTACGGTCTCGTCTACTATGTTGAGTACATGCTCAAGCACGCCAACCGTGGCACCTTCGAGGGCAAGCGTGTTGCTCTGTCCGGCTCCGGAAATGTCGCCCAGTACGCTGCTCTCAAGATCATCGAGCTCGGTGGCTCCGTTGTCTCTCTTTCCGACTCCAAGGGTGCTCTCGTCGCCAAGGAGGGTTCTTCCTTCACACCCGAGCAAATTCACAACATTGCtgccctcaagatcaagcaccAAGCCCTGACCACTTTCGAGCACGATGGGCAGTTCACATGGATTGAAGGTGCCCGTCCTTGGGTCCATGTTGGCAAGGTCGACATTGCCCTCCCCAGTGCTACTCAGAACGAGGTCAGCAAGGAGGAGGCCCAGGCTCTTGTTGACGCTGGCGCCTTCATCGTCGCTGAGGGTTCCAACATGGGCTGCACTGCTGAGGCTATTGATGTCTTCGAGGCCCACCGCAAGGAGAAGGGTGCTGATGCTCTCTGGTACGCCCCTGGCAAGGCCTCCAACTGTGGTGGTGTCGCTGTTTCCGGCCTTGAGATGGCTCAGAACAGCCAGCGTATCCAGTGGACCGagaaggaggttgatgacCGCCTCAAGGCCATTATGAAGGACGCCTTTGTCGCCGGTCTCGAGACTGCTCAGAAGTAcgttgaggccaaggaggGTGAGCTTCCCAGCTTGATTGCTGGTAGCAACATCGCCGGCTTCATCAAGGTTGCTGAGGCCATGCACGACCAGGGTGACTGGTTCTAA